In Leishmania mexicana MHOM/GT/2001/U1103 complete genome, chromosome 20, one genomic interval encodes:
- a CDS encoding putative isoleucyl-tRNA synthetase gives MAGEDKQQKQDPPAGLPGVPVKSYPDVLDFSKMEEEVLAMWREKDCFRTSMKLSEGRKPFSFYDGPPFATGLPHYGHILAGTIKDMVTRFAYQTNHHVIRRFGWDCHGLPVEYEIDKMLGIKTSHDVSKLGIDKYNDECKKIVTRYVDEWRKTVERVGRWIDFDNDYKTMHLSYMESIWWVFSQLWEKKMVYRGFRVMPYSTACTTPLSNFEANSNYKEVSDIAVTVAFQARADPNTYFLAWTTTPWTLPSNLSLCVHPELDYVKVLDTKSKRHYWLAEARLAEVYPKKDSKKASKAKGGDNAAEADAAPYTVVEKVKGAQLVGEKYVPLFPYFESSMSATAFRVIAGTYVTTDAGTGIVHQAPAFGEDDYQACLDAGIFEKGGKFVCPVDENGMFTSEVTDFAGKHVKEADPEIIKALEAEGHLFHKASIVHSYPFCWRSDTPLIYKAVESWFVNVEAFRDRLIECNEKTYWVPDFVKTRRFSNWLAEARDWNVSRNRYWGTPMPVWHSEDWEEVVCVSSIKQLEELSGVTGITDIHRQFVDDITIPSKRPGMPPLKRVPMVFDCWFESGSMPYAQEHFPFENQDKFKSLFPADFVSEGLDQTRGWFYTLLVLGVALFDVSPFRNVAVSGLVLAEDGKKMSKRLKNYPEPRVVIDTYGADALRMYMISSPVVRAEPLRFREAGVKGVVKDILLPLFNAAKFFISNTNYCIAAGGQVSLQVRSTNEMDRWILASCQSLLRYVKAEMRLYHLYNVVPGILRFVVDLSNWYVRMNRRRMKNATDSEDRSQALSTMLYILFSVSRIVGHIAPFVAEMLYQQIKPLLPATEHVDSVHYLMIPDEDASLDDPELERAMSRMMNIVDLVRVLRDQMVIPIKRPVRQVVIVHPDPQYIDDVRKVAGYIKDEVNAFEIVMSSGENYLETKLDANFEVLGKKYRKEMPAIRKGIQAMTHEEVTKFLHDKKGVVVGKELTIEDVKVLRQVKEGITDFQSNTDNDVVVLVDKRQDQELIDSWRAREFVNRVQQLRKKAKLVVTDEVDVYFEAEEADLTASILHSKDQINQTLRGVWTTMDQKPNDAELVAEEDTSISGVAVRLVLAKPKA, from the coding sequence ATGGCGGGCGAGGATAAGCAGCAGAAGCAAGACCCCCCAGCGGGGCTGCCGGGCGTACCGGTGAAGAGCTATCCCGATGTGCTCGACTTCTcgaagatggaggaggaggtgctggcgaTGTGGCGCGAGAAGGATTGCTTTCGCACCTCCATGAAGCTCTCCGAGGGTCGCAAGCCGTTCAGCTTCTACGATGGCCCACCGTTCGCGACTGGCCTGCCGCACTACGGCCACATCTTGGCTGGCACAATCAAGGACATGGTCACTCGCTTCGCCTACCAGACGAACCACCACGTCATCCGTCGCTTTGGCTGGGACTGCCACGGTCTTCCGGTGGAGTACGAGATCGACAAGATGCTCGGCATCAAGACGTCCCACGACGTGTCGAAGCTCGGCATTGACAAGTATAACGACGAGTGCAAGAAGATCGTCACCCGCTACGTTGACGAGTGGAGGAAGACCGTCGAGCGCGTTGGCCGCTGGATCGACTTTGACAACGACTACAAGACGATGCACCTCTCATACATGGAGAGTATCTGGTGGGTCTTCTCGCAGCTGTGGGAGAAGAAGATGGTGTACCGCGGCTTTCGTGTGATGCCGTACTCGACCGCCTGCACGACGCCACTGAGCAACTTCGAGGCAAACTCCAACTACAAGGAGGTCAGCGACATCGCCGTAACGGTCGCCTTCCAGGCCCGCGCCGACCCCAACACATACTTCCTGGCCTGGACCACCACGCCGTGGACGTTGCCGAGCAACCTCAGTTTGTGCGTGCACCCCGAGCTGGACTACGTGAAGGTGCTGGATACCAAGTCGAAGCGTCACTACTGGCTCGCGGAGGCCCGCCTGGCGGAGGTGTACCCGAAGAAGGACAGCAAGAAGGCCTCCAAGGCGAAGGGCGGCGACAACGCTGCGGAAGCCGATGCCGCACCGTACACGGTCGTCGAGAAGGTCAAGGGCGCGCAGCTAGTGGGCGAGAAGTACGTGCCACTTTTCCCGTACTTTGAGTCGTCCATGAGCGCCACGGCCTTCCGCGTCATCGCTGGTACTTACGTGACCACAGACGCTGGTACGGGTATCGTGCACCAGGCGCCCGCCTTCGGTGAGGATGATTACCAGGCGTGCCTCGACGCCGGCATCTTCGAGAAGGGTGGCAAGTTCGTCTGCCCGGTCGACGAGAACGGCATGTTCACGAGCGAGGTGACGGATTTCGCCGGCAAGCACGTCAAGGAGGCGGATCCGGAGATTATCAAAGCGCTCGAGGCGGAAGGACACCTCTTTCACAAGGCGTCGATTGTGCACAGCTACCCCttctgctggcgcagcgacaccccCCTCATCTACAAGGCTGTCGAGTCGTGGTTTGTCAACGTCGAGGCCTTCCGAGACCGTCTCATCGAATGCAACGAAAAGACGTACTGGGTGCCTGATTTTGTTAAGAcccgccgcttctccaacTGGCTCGCCGAGGCGCGTGACTGGAACGTGTCACGCAACCGCTACTGGGGCACGCCGATGCCGGTCTGGCACAGCGAGGACTGGGAGGAGGTTGTGTGCGTCAGCAGCATCAAGCAACTCGAGGAGCTCTCCGGCGTCACCGGCATCACAGACATCCACCGCCAGTTCGTTGACGATATCACGATCCCTAGTAAGCGGCCCGGTATGCCACCGCTGAAGCGTGTGCCGATGGTGTTCGACTGCTGGTTCGAGTCGGGCTCGATGCCGTACGCCCAGGAACACTTCCCGTTCGAGAACCAGGACAAGTTCAAGAGCCTGTTTCCGGCGGACTTCGTGTCGGAGGGCTTGGACCAGACTCGCGGCTGGTTCTACACCCTTCTCGTGCTTGGCGTTGCCCTCTTCGACGTGTCGCCTTTCCGCAACGTCGCCGTCAGCGGGCTCGTTCTCGCCGAGGACGGTAAGAAGATGAGCAAGCGCCTCAAGAACTACCCCGAGCCGAGGGTGGTGATCGACACGTACGGCGCGGATGCCCTGCGCATGTACATGATTAGCTCCCCAGTTGTGCGCGCCgagccgctgcgcttccGCGAGGCAGGTGTGAAGGGCGTCGTCAAAGACATCCTCCTGCCTCTGTTCAACGCCGCGAAGTTCTTCATCTCGAACACGAACTACTGCATTGCGGCCGGTGGTCAGGTGTCGCTGCAGGTTCGCAGCACAAACGAGATGGACCGCTGGATTCTCGCCTCGTGCCAGAGTCTGCTGCGCTACGTGAAGGCGGAGATGCGGCTGTACCACCTGTACAACGTCGTCCCCGGTATTCTGCGTTTCGTCGTTGACCTGTCGAACTGGTACGTGCGCAtgaaccgccgccgcatgaAGAACGCCACGGACAGCGAGGACCGATCGCAGGCGCTGTCGACGATGCTGTACATCCTCTTCTCGGTGTCCCGCATTGTGGGCCACATTGCCCCCTTTGTCGCAGAAATGCTTTACCAGCAGATcaagcccctcctcccggcGACGGAGCACGTGGACTCTGTGCACTACCTCATGATTCCCGACGAGGACGCCTCCTTGGACGACCcggagctggagcgcgcCATGTCGCGCATGATGAACATTGTGGATttggtgcgtgtgttgcGCGATCAGATGGTCATTCCGATCAAGCGGCCGGTACGTCAGGTTGTCATCGTTCACCCGGACCCGCAGTACATTGACGACGTGCGCAAGGTGGCGGGCTACATCAAGGATGAGGTGAACGCGTTCGAGATTGTGATGTCGAGTGGGGAGAATTACCTGGAGACGAAGCTGGATGCGAACTTCGAGGTGCTTGGCAAGAAGTACCGCAAAGAAATGCCCGCGATCCGCAAGGGTATCCAGGCCATGACGCACGAGGAGGTGACCAAGTTCCTGCACGACAAGAAGGGCGTCGTGGTCGGCAAGGAGCTAACAATCGAGGACgtgaaggtgctgcgccaggtAAAGGAAGGCATTACCGACTTCCAGAGCAACACTGACAACGACGTTGTTGTGCTGGTTGACAAGCGCCAGGATCAGGAGCTGATTGACTCCTGGCGCGCACGTGAGTTCGTGAACCGCGTACAGCAGCTGCGTAAGAAGGCGAAGCTGGTGGTGACGGACGAGGTGGATGTGTACTttgaggcggaggaggcagatCTGACGGCGTCCATCCTCCACTCCAAGGACCAGATTAATCAGACACTGAGGGGCGTGTGGACGACGATGGACCAGAAGCCTAACGACGCCGAGCTcgtcgcggaggaggacaccAGCATCtcgggggtggcggtgcgcctcgtcctcgccaaGCCCAAGGCTTAA